Genomic segment of Cronobacter dublinensis subsp. dublinensis LMG 23823:
TTTACACTATTTTATAAAAATTTAAGGCAACAATAAGAAACATAACGCTGGCTGATATCATAAGCTACGACAACACTCTCTTGCCGCCGAGGCTTTAAAAGCGTGGAAGGGAGGAGTAAATTGTCCGCCATCGGCTTCCATGGCAGGAAGCGCAAAACAAGTAAGGTTCTGACGCTATGTCGCCCATCGAAAAATCCAGCAAGCTCGACAATGTCTGTTATGACATCCGCGGCCCGGTGCTTAAAGAGGCCAAACGCATTGAAGAAGAAGGCCAAAAAGTTCTTAAGCTGAATATCGGCAACCCTGCGCCGTTCGGTTTTGACGCGCCTGATGAAATCCTGGTGGATGTTATCCGCAACCTGCCTACCGCGCAGGGCTATTGCGATTCCAAAGGCCTCTACACCGCGCGCAAAGCCATCATGCAGCACTACCAGGCGCGCGACATGCGCGACGTCACCGTTGAAGATATCTATATTGGCAACGGCGTCTCCGAGCTTATCGTGCAGGCGATGCAGGCCCTGCTAAACACAGGCGACGAAATGCTGGTCCCTGCGCCGGACTATCCGCTCTGGACGGCAGCGGTGTCACTCTCCGGCGGCAAAGCGGTACACTATCTGTGTGATGAATCCTCCGACTGGTTTCCGGATCTCGACGATATTCGCGCCAAAATCACGCCGCGCACACGCGGGATCGTCATCATCAACCCGAACAACCCGACCGGCGCGGTCTATTCAAAAGAACTGCTGCTGGAGATTGTTGAGATTGCGCGCCAGCATAACCTCATCATTTTTGCTGATGAGATTTATGACAAGATCCTCTACGACGACGCCGAGCATCATTCGATCGCGGCGCTGGCACCGGATCTGCTCACCGTCACGTTCAACGGGCTGTCGAAAACCTACCGCGTTGCCGGTTTTCGTCAGGGCTGGATGGTGCTGAACGGGCCGAAAAAACACGCGAAGGGCTATATAGAAGGGCTGGAGATGCTCGCCTCGATGCGTCTGTGCGCCAACGTGCCGGCGCAGCACGCCATCCAGACGGCGCTTGGCGGCTACCAGAGCATCAGCGAGTTTATCGTGCCTGGCGGTCGGCTCTATGAGCAGCGCAACCGCGCGTGGGAACTGATTAACGAGATCCCGGGCGTCAGCTGCGTGAAACCGCGCGGCGCGCTCTATATGTTTCCGAAAATTGACGCCAAACGGTTTAACATTCACGACGATCAGAAGATGGTGCTCGACTTCCTCTTACAGGAAAAAGTGCTGCTGGTTCAGGGTACCGCGTTTAACTGGCCGTGGCCGGATCATGTGCGTATCGTGACGCTGCCGCGCATTGACGAACTCGATCTCGCCATTACCAAACTGGGCCGCTTCCTTTCCGGCTACCACCAGTAACCTTTCGGGGGGAGATTTGCATCTTCCCCCCGCTCCCCTCACAATGGTTTTTTGTCGCCGTTACAGACAAGGGATCTTTATGAGTCAGAGTCATTTTTTCGCCTACCTTTCCCGCCTGAAGTTAATCAACCGCTGGCCATTAATGCGCAACGTGCGCACCGAGAATGTCTCTGAACACAGTCTGCAGGTGGCGATGGTCGCCCATGCGCTTGCCGCAATTAAAAACCGCAAATTTCAGGGTGACGTCAATCCGGAGCGTATCGCGCTGCTGGCGATGTATCACGACGCCAGCGAAGTGCTGACGGGCGATCTGCCGACGCCGGTGAAATATTTCAATTCCCAGATAGCCCATGAATACAAGGCCATCGAGAAAATCGCCCAGCAGAAGCTCATCGAGATGGTGCCTGAGGAGTTGCAGGACATTTTCGCCCCGCTGCTGGATGAGCATCACTATACCGAAGAGGAGAAATCGCTGGTTAAACAGGCAGACGCGCTGTGCGCTTACCTGAAATGCCTGGAAGAGCTTTCGGCAGGCAATAACGAATTCCTGCTTGCCAAAAGCCGTCTTGAGAAAACGCTGGCGCAGCGGCACAGCCCCGAAATGGATTATTTCATGCAGGTGTTCGTGCCAAGCTTTCATCTCTCACTGGATGAGATAAGCCAGGACTCCCCGCTCTGAGTGTCAGAACGGGAACAGCACCGGAATCAACAGCACGCAGACCACCATCACGATAAGCGTAAACGGCACGCCGGTTTTGACGAAATCACTGAAACGGTAATTCCCCGGCCCAAGCACCAGCGTGTTGACCGGCGATGAAACGGGCGTCATAAAGGCAGCCGACGCCGCCATCGCCACGCCCATGGAGAACGGATAAGGCGACACGCCCATCGTGTTCGCGGCCGCCAGTGCGATGGGTGCCATCAGCACCGCGGTCGCGGTATTGGAAATAAACAAGCCGATAGCGGCGCACATCACAAACAGGCAAGCCAGCATCACATGCGGGCCATAACCGCCGCCGACGCGCATCAGCCCGTCGACAATCAGCGCCACCCCGCCGGTTTTCTGCAACGCCTGCGCGAACGGCATCATCCCGACAATAAGAATAATGCTCGGCCAGTGGATCGCCTTCCAGGCGCTTTCCGGGTTGATGCAGCGGAATTTACCCATCAGCAGACAAGCGATAATCGCGGCGACCGGGTTTGGGATCTCATCGGTAAGCATCATCGCCACCATCAGCGCGAGGCAAAAAATCGCATGCGGCGCCTGGCTGTGGGCGGGCGATGCGTCGCTCTCCTCCACCGGCAGATTCAGCACTACCACGTCGCGACTCTTCTGTCCGAGCTGGCTGATGAGCTTCCAGGGCCCGACCACCAGTAAGAGGTCGCCAAGCTGAAGCGGCTCGTTGACCACCGCGCCCGGCAGCGCTTTCCCCTCGCGTTTGATGCCGACGACATTCAGCCCGTAGCGGCTGCGAAAACGTATCTCGCGCACCGTTTTTCCCACCATGTCGCCTTCCGGCGTTAGCGACAGCTCCGCCATGCCCACATCCAGCGCATGATCGGAAAAATAGTCGCCGCGCAGGATCATCGGCTCCAGCTGCTGCTCGCTGCAAAACTGGCGCAGATCTATATCCGAGGCGGAAATATCTATCAGCAGCACGTCCCGCGCGCGAAACTCCGTCACGCCATTCACATCGACGATGACACGGCGAAAACGGCGCCAGCGCTCAACGCCAATCACATTGGCGCCGTAGCGCTCGCGCAGCTTTAAATCATCGAGACGGTGACCGATAAGCGGCGAGCCGGGGCGGATTGCGAGCCGCCGCGCGCGGCCGGTAAGGTGATAGTCGCGGATAAAATCGCGAAACGTGCGACGGCTCCAGGCCTGCGGTTTGTCAGCGCTCTCAGCGGTGCCGAGCATAAAGCGCATCAGCAGCATATAGAGAATGCCGAGCGCGAGAATGGCGAGCCCGACGGGCGTGACGCTGAAAAAACCGAACCCGGCGTGCCCTTCGCGCAGCAGTTCGCTGTTCACAACCAGATTTGGCGGCGTCGCCACTAGCGTCATCATGCCGCTGATAAGCCCGGCGAAACTTAACGGCATCATCAGGCGCGACGGCGCGATCTTCATGCGCGCGCAGACGCTTATCACCACGGGAATAAAAATCGCCACGACGCCAGTGGAACTCATAAAGGCGCCAAGCCCGGCGACGGTTAGCATTAACAGCACCAGCATCCGGGTTTCGCTGCTGCCCGCCATCTGTACCAGCCAGGCGCCCATTCTGGTGGCAACACCGGTGCGCACCAGCCCGTCGCCGATAACAAACAGCGCGGCGATAAGGATAACGTTCGGATCGCTGAAACCGGCAAAGGCTTCATTCACGGTCAGCGTGCCGCTCAGGATGAACGCGACGATGACCAAGAGCGCCACGGCGTCCATGCGGATTTTCCCGGTAGCGAACAGCACCACCGCCACGCCAAGCAGGGTCAGCACCCAGATCAATTCACCATTCACAACGTATCCTTTTGTTGTCATCAGGGCGCCACCAATGAAAACGGCGGGAAACCCGCCGTGATAATGGTAGCGCCGCCGCGCCGGGAAGCCGTGCCGTTACGGCTGTTGCGTTACGCGCACCCAGCCGTCGGCGCCTTTTCCCAGCACCAGCTCGTTAAGGGTTTTAACGACCAGCGCCGCCTCGTCAAGACGCGGCGTATTCGCGGGCGGGTTCGCGGCAATCACCGGACATCCCGCCGCCAGGCCGGAAAGAATACCCGCCGGGGCATCTTCCACGACGGCGCATTCGTGAGGCGCGAGGCCAAGCA
This window contains:
- the alaA gene encoding alanine transaminase AlaA, whose amino-acid sequence is MSPIEKSSKLDNVCYDIRGPVLKEAKRIEEEGQKVLKLNIGNPAPFGFDAPDEILVDVIRNLPTAQGYCDSKGLYTARKAIMQHYQARDMRDVTVEDIYIGNGVSELIVQAMQALLNTGDEMLVPAPDYPLWTAAVSLSGGKAVHYLCDESSDWFPDLDDIRAKITPRTRGIVIINPNNPTGAVYSKELLLEIVEIARQHNLIIFADEIYDKILYDDAEHHSIAALAPDLLTVTFNGLSKTYRVAGFRQGWMVLNGPKKHAKGYIEGLEMLASMRLCANVPAQHAIQTALGGYQSISEFIVPGGRLYEQRNRAWELINEIPGVSCVKPRGALYMFPKIDAKRFNIHDDQKMVLDFLLQEKVLLVQGTAFNWPWPDHVRIVTLPRIDELDLAITKLGRFLSGYHQ
- a CDS encoding SLC13 family permease, which codes for MNGELIWVLTLLGVAVVLFATGKIRMDAVALLVIVAFILSGTLTVNEAFAGFSDPNVILIAALFVIGDGLVRTGVATRMGAWLVQMAGSSETRMLVLLMLTVAGLGAFMSSTGVVAIFIPVVISVCARMKIAPSRLMMPLSFAGLISGMMTLVATPPNLVVNSELLREGHAGFGFFSVTPVGLAILALGILYMLLMRFMLGTAESADKPQAWSRRTFRDFIRDYHLTGRARRLAIRPGSPLIGHRLDDLKLRERYGANVIGVERWRRFRRVIVDVNGVTEFRARDVLLIDISASDIDLRQFCSEQQLEPMILRGDYFSDHALDVGMAELSLTPEGDMVGKTVREIRFRSRYGLNVVGIKREGKALPGAVVNEPLQLGDLLLVVGPWKLISQLGQKSRDVVVLNLPVEESDASPAHSQAPHAIFCLALMVAMMLTDEIPNPVAAIIACLLMGKFRCINPESAWKAIHWPSIILIVGMMPFAQALQKTGGVALIVDGLMRVGGGYGPHVMLACLFVMCAAIGLFISNTATAVLMAPIALAAANTMGVSPYPFSMGVAMAASAAFMTPVSSPVNTLVLGPGNYRFSDFVKTGVPFTLIVMVVCVLLIPVLFPF
- the yfbR gene encoding 5'-deoxynucleotidase — translated: MSQSHFFAYLSRLKLINRWPLMRNVRTENVSEHSLQVAMVAHALAAIKNRKFQGDVNPERIALLAMYHDASEVLTGDLPTPVKYFNSQIAHEYKAIEKIAQQKLIEMVPEELQDIFAPLLDEHHYTEEEKSLVKQADALCAYLKCLEELSAGNNEFLLAKSRLEKTLAQRHSPEMDYFMQVFVPSFHLSLDEISQDSPL